From a region of the Azospirillum formosense genome:
- a CDS encoding EamA family transporter yields the protein MSLRDSLLALLVMATWGLNFVVAKWGLAEFPPLFIMALRFIAVAALILPFKRIPWSAVRPIAILSVTLGTVHFPLMFTGLNGIDAATASLAAQAQVPFSSLLAALIFKDKLGWRRAIGMAAAFAGVAVIAGEPRLSGSLVPLFMILGASFAFAVASIQMKMIVGVDGFALNGWMALFAAPQLLLLSFLFEEGQMAALTDATLWGWGAIAYMAVGVTIGAYGMWYPLLRKYSVNQTMPFLLTVPVFGVLAGVLLMDDPFTLRLVLGGLLTVGGMAVIVKRRPTALAEKVTNPT from the coding sequence ATGAGTCTGCGCGACTCGCTGCTGGCGCTCCTGGTCATGGCGACCTGGGGCCTGAACTTCGTCGTCGCCAAATGGGGTCTGGCCGAGTTTCCGCCGCTGTTCATCATGGCGCTGCGCTTCATCGCCGTGGCGGCGCTGATCCTGCCCTTCAAGCGCATCCCCTGGAGCGCGGTGCGGCCCATCGCGATCCTGTCGGTGACGCTGGGGACCGTGCATTTCCCGCTGATGTTCACCGGGCTGAACGGCATCGACGCGGCCACCGCCTCGCTGGCCGCGCAGGCGCAGGTGCCCTTCTCCTCCCTGCTGGCCGCCCTGATCTTCAAGGACAAGCTGGGCTGGCGCCGGGCCATCGGCATGGCCGCGGCCTTCGCCGGCGTCGCGGTGATCGCGGGCGAGCCGCGGCTGTCCGGATCGCTGGTGCCGCTGTTCATGATCCTCGGCGCCAGCTTCGCCTTCGCCGTCGCCAGCATCCAGATGAAGATGATCGTCGGGGTGGACGGCTTCGCGCTGAACGGCTGGATGGCGCTGTTCGCCGCCCCGCAGCTCCTTCTGCTCTCCTTCCTGTTCGAGGAGGGGCAGATGGCCGCGCTCACCGACGCCACCCTCTGGGGCTGGGGCGCCATCGCCTACATGGCCGTGGGCGTGACGATCGGCGCCTATGGGATGTGGTACCCGCTGCTGCGCAAATACTCGGTCAACCAGACCATGCCCTTCCTGCTGACCGTGCCGGTCTTCGGCGTGCTGGCGGGCGTTCTGCTGATGGACGATCCCTTCACGCTGCGGCTGGTCCTGGGCGGGCTGTTGACCGTGGGCGGCATGGCCGTCATCGTCAAGCGGCGCCCGACGGCGCTGGCGGAGAAGGTGACGAATCCGACCTGA
- a CDS encoding penicillin-binding protein 2 yields MSVPPPGIDPAHGAYSVPPPASKPRTTLSVALEQSRNRLMVTAAMVAVVFSAIGVKLVDATLFNHAAEPRPRMAAEVDAPPVNRADIVDRNGNLLATSLATQSLYADPKLISRPDEVARKLTTALPELDYKDLLTKLSGDKRFVWIKRNLTPKQQAAVFRLGLPGVYFEREERRFYPASNLTSHLVGFTGVDNNGLAGLEQQFNKRLTTDPKPLQLSIDLRLQHIMKKELQATIEEFSAIGATGIVYDVRNGEVLSMVSLPDFDPHNPTGLDPDTLFNRATLGVYEMGSTFKIFNTAMSLDSGKIRVSDTFDTINNIKVGRFTIREFHAFKHNLTVAEVFQESSNLGSVRMALTLGVQHQKSFMTKLGMTRPTSLELPENGWPLVPNPWREVNAMTISFGHGMSVSPMHTVNAAASIINGGVLHPPTLLKRDPAVEVPGEQVISPKTSALMRRLFRFVVTDGTAKSANAKGYVVGGKTGTADKQKGRSYARNSRMSSFLGAFPMHDPRYIVYVLVDEPKGTKKTYGFATGGWVAAPAVGRIVKQIGPLLGVQPVDETSPEIINATYINAAGQTTPPAPPPPPAQPKGSTVASVPPAGNKPR; encoded by the coding sequence ATGAGCGTTCCGCCGCCCGGCATCGATCCCGCGCACGGCGCCTACAGCGTCCCGCCCCCGGCTTCCAAGCCGCGGACGACGCTGTCGGTCGCGCTGGAGCAGAGCCGGAACCGGTTGATGGTGACCGCGGCCATGGTCGCCGTGGTCTTCTCCGCCATCGGCGTGAAGCTGGTGGACGCGACGCTGTTCAACCACGCGGCGGAACCGCGCCCGCGCATGGCCGCGGAGGTCGACGCCCCGCCGGTCAACCGCGCCGACATCGTGGACCGCAACGGCAACCTGCTGGCGACCTCGCTCGCCACGCAGTCGCTCTACGCCGACCCGAAGCTGATCAGCCGGCCGGACGAGGTGGCGCGCAAGCTGACCACCGCCCTGCCGGAGCTGGACTACAAGGACCTGCTGACCAAGCTCAGCGGCGACAAGCGGTTCGTCTGGATCAAGCGCAACCTGACGCCCAAGCAGCAGGCGGCGGTGTTCCGGCTGGGCCTGCCCGGCGTCTATTTCGAACGGGAGGAGCGCCGCTTCTACCCGGCCTCCAACCTGACCTCGCATCTGGTCGGCTTCACCGGCGTGGACAACAACGGCCTCGCCGGGCTGGAGCAGCAGTTCAACAAGCGGCTGACCACCGACCCGAAGCCGCTGCAGCTTTCGATCGACCTGCGCCTTCAGCACATCATGAAGAAGGAACTGCAGGCGACGATCGAGGAGTTCAGCGCCATCGGCGCCACCGGCATCGTTTACGATGTGCGGAACGGCGAAGTCCTGTCGATGGTGTCGCTGCCCGACTTCGACCCGCACAACCCCACGGGGCTCGACCCGGACACGCTGTTCAACCGCGCGACGCTCGGCGTGTACGAGATGGGCTCCACCTTCAAGATCTTCAACACGGCGATGTCGCTGGATTCGGGCAAGATCCGCGTGTCCGACACCTTCGACACCATCAACAACATCAAGGTCGGCCGCTTCACGATCCGCGAGTTCCACGCGTTCAAACACAACCTGACCGTGGCGGAGGTGTTCCAGGAATCGTCGAACCTCGGCTCGGTGCGCATGGCGCTGACGCTCGGCGTGCAGCACCAGAAGTCCTTCATGACCAAGCTGGGGATGACCCGCCCGACCTCGCTGGAGCTGCCGGAGAACGGCTGGCCGCTGGTGCCCAACCCGTGGCGGGAGGTCAACGCGATGACCATCTCCTTCGGCCACGGCATGTCGGTCAGCCCGATGCACACGGTCAACGCCGCGGCCTCGATCATCAACGGCGGCGTGCTGCACCCGCCGACCCTGCTGAAGCGCGACCCCGCGGTCGAGGTCCCGGGCGAGCAGGTCATCAGCCCGAAGACCTCGGCGCTGATGCGCCGCCTGTTCCGCTTCGTGGTCACCGACGGTACGGCGAAGTCGGCCAACGCCAAGGGCTACGTCGTCGGCGGCAAGACCGGCACGGCGGACAAGCAGAAGGGCCGGAGCTACGCCCGGAACTCGCGCATGTCGTCGTTCCTCGGCGCCTTCCCGATGCACGACCCCCGCTACATCGTCTATGTCCTGGTCGATGAGCCGAAGGGCACCAAAAAGACCTACGGCTTCGCCACCGGCGGCTGGGTCGCCGCCCCGGCGGTCGGCCGGATCGTCAAGCAGATCGGCCCGCTGCTGGGCGTCCAGCCGGTGGACGAGACCTCCCCCGAGATCATCAACGCCACCTACATCAACGCCGCCGGTCAGACGACCCCGCCCGCACCGCCGCCTCCGCCCGCGCAACCGAAAGGCAGCACCGTTGCTTCTGTCCCACCTGCTGGCAACAAGCCGCGCTGA
- the rsmH gene encoding 16S rRNA (cytosine(1402)-N(4))-methyltransferase RsmH: MIVKPPAPAPVSATPASPHISVLLNEVVDALSPRDGGVYVDGTFGAGGYSRAILDRADCRVWGIDRDPEAIERGHQLALAYPGRLAIVEGRFGDMDRLLAEHGVESVDGVALDIGVSSPQIDEPERGFSFRFDGPLDMRMGRDGPTAADVVNTATEAELADIVFHYGEERMARRVARAIVAARLDTPFARTKQLADVVRSVVPKGKGDAIDPATRTFQALRIHVNDELGELRRGLAAAESLLKPGGRLAVVSFHSLEDREVKTFLKERSSPPPSPSRHAPSLAADARSPSFRLLSRKPIVPTDQEAHGNPRARSARLRAAERTAAPAYPAPGKEAA, from the coding sequence ATGATCGTGAAGCCCCCTGCCCCCGCTCCCGTCTCCGCCACCCCGGCCTCCCCGCACATCTCCGTCCTGCTGAACGAGGTCGTGGACGCGCTCTCCCCGCGCGACGGCGGCGTCTATGTGGACGGCACCTTCGGCGCCGGCGGCTACTCCCGCGCGATTCTCGATCGGGCCGACTGCCGGGTCTGGGGGATCGACCGCGACCCCGAGGCCATCGAGCGCGGCCATCAACTCGCCCTCGCCTACCCAGGTCGGCTGGCGATCGTCGAAGGCCGGTTCGGCGACATGGACCGGCTGCTCGCCGAGCACGGCGTCGAATCGGTGGACGGCGTGGCGCTGGACATCGGCGTCTCCTCCCCGCAGATCGACGAGCCGGAGCGCGGCTTCTCCTTCCGATTCGACGGCCCGCTCGACATGCGGATGGGACGCGATGGGCCGACCGCCGCCGATGTGGTGAACACCGCCACCGAGGCCGAGCTGGCCGACATCGTCTTCCATTACGGCGAGGAGCGCATGGCCCGCCGCGTGGCCCGCGCCATCGTCGCTGCGCGGCTGGACACCCCCTTCGCCCGCACCAAGCAGCTGGCCGACGTGGTGCGGTCGGTGGTGCCGAAGGGGAAGGGCGACGCCATCGACCCGGCGACCCGCACCTTCCAGGCGCTGCGCATCCATGTGAACGACGAGCTGGGCGAGCTGCGCCGCGGCCTCGCCGCCGCCGAATCGCTGCTGAAGCCCGGCGGCCGCCTCGCCGTCGTCTCCTTCCATTCGCTGGAGGACCGGGAAGTGAAGACGTTCCTCAAGGAACGCTCCTCGCCCCCGCCCTCCCCGTCCCGACACGCGCCGAGCCTTGCGGCGGACGCGCGTTCCCCATCCTTCCGGCTCCTGTCGCGCAAGCCCATCGTGCCGACGGACCAGGAAGCCCACGGCAACCCACGCGCGCGCTCTGCCCGGCTGCGCGCGGCTGAACGCACGGCGGCGCCGGCTTACCCGGCGCCCGGCAAGGAGGCGGCATGA
- a CDS encoding TerB family tellurite resistance protein: MSIWGSVLGGAAGFTIGGPIGGLIGLAAGYAVGRGIRGLCGPADATKSIAFTIGVIALSAKMARADGVVKRVEVDTFKRLFRVPPEELDTVGHVFDLARKDTHGFEEYAQQIAGLFEDRRAVLEELLDSLLAIAEADDELHETEVEYLRTVAHIFGFTDEEFERIVAGHHIAGTPNETDPYGVLGVSRRASDEAIKAAHRRLVREHHPDVLIAQGMPQEFVDLATQKVAAINAAFDRIEKERGRG, from the coding sequence ATGAGCATCTGGGGCAGCGTCCTGGGCGGGGCGGCCGGTTTCACCATCGGCGGCCCGATCGGGGGCCTGATCGGCTTGGCCGCCGGCTACGCCGTGGGGCGCGGCATTCGCGGCCTGTGCGGCCCGGCGGACGCCACCAAGTCCATCGCCTTTACCATCGGCGTGATCGCCCTGTCGGCGAAGATGGCCCGCGCCGACGGCGTGGTGAAGCGGGTGGAGGTGGACACCTTCAAGCGCCTGTTCCGCGTCCCGCCGGAGGAGCTGGACACGGTGGGCCACGTCTTCGACCTCGCCCGCAAGGACACCCACGGCTTCGAGGAATACGCCCAGCAGATTGCCGGCCTGTTCGAGGACCGCCGCGCCGTCTTGGAGGAACTGCTCGACAGCCTGCTGGCCATCGCCGAGGCCGACGACGAGCTGCACGAGACCGAAGTCGAGTATCTGCGCACGGTCGCCCACATTTTCGGCTTCACCGACGAGGAGTTCGAGCGCATCGTCGCCGGCCACCACATCGCCGGCACGCCCAACGAGACCGATCCCTACGGCGTGCTCGGCGTCTCCCGCCGGGCCAGCGACGAGGCGATCAAGGCCGCGCACCGCCGTCTGGTGCGCGAGCATCACCCGGACGTGCTGATCGCCCAGGGCATGCCCCAGGAGTTCGTGGATCTGGCGACGCAGAAGGTCGCCGCCATCAACGCCGCCTTCGACCGGATCGAGAAGGAGCGCGGGCGCGGGTGA
- a CDS encoding GNAT family N-acetyltransferase, which yields MSAIRKLLPTERGQYRAHLLGLDKADRYARFTGTVSDDVIIKHCESLDWTRTTLLGLFDRGELRGAVELCFDRLLWPGAAELAISVETGFQGRGVGSTLVRRSLSIAANRGIRQVHLMCLSDNTRMRALSRRFGGTMERDGGEFAITFDLPRPSQVSLALEAFEDGAGAVNAVLDSLPAVLKVAA from the coding sequence ATGTCCGCCATCCGCAAGCTTCTCCCCACCGAGCGCGGCCAATACCGCGCGCATCTGCTGGGGCTGGACAAGGCGGACCGCTACGCCCGCTTCACCGGCACCGTCTCCGACGACGTCATTATCAAGCATTGCGAGTCGCTCGACTGGACGCGGACCACGCTGCTCGGCCTGTTCGACCGCGGCGAACTGCGCGGCGCGGTGGAGCTGTGCTTCGACCGGCTGCTGTGGCCGGGTGCCGCGGAACTGGCGATCAGCGTCGAGACGGGGTTTCAGGGGCGGGGCGTCGGCTCCACCCTGGTCCGCCGCTCGCTGTCCATCGCAGCCAACCGGGGCATCCGGCAGGTCCACCTGATGTGCCTGTCCGACAACACCCGCATGCGCGCCCTGTCGCGCCGCTTCGGCGGAACGATGGAGCGCGACGGCGGGGAGTTCGCCATCACCTTCGATCTGCCGCGGCCCTCCCAGGTTTCGCTGGCGCTGGAGGCGTTCGAGGATGGGGCGGGGGCTGTGAACGCCGTGCTGGACAGCCTTCCGGCCGTTCTGAAGGTTGCCGCTTAG
- a CDS encoding N-acetylmuramoyl-L-alanine amidase — translation MMRTGIGCIDRPSPNHGPRPDGVGVELLILHYTGMPTAESALSRLCDPAAQVSAHYTVDEDGAVHAHVPEDRRAWHAGLSSWRGRADVNSRSIGIEIVNPGHEFGYRPFPAVQMAAVADLCLDIMGRHGIAPADVLGHSDIAPARKEDPGELFDWPGLAARGIGLWPEPTPADDLASDSADSAEDVMALLGRYGYDTAESRVLLSFQRHFHPERLTGEPDPETLRRLRALLRMTGR, via the coding sequence ATGATGCGCACGGGCATCGGATGCATCGACCGCCCCTCCCCCAACCACGGGCCGCGGCCCGACGGCGTGGGGGTGGAACTGCTGATACTCCACTACACGGGAATGCCCACCGCCGAGTCGGCACTGAGCCGGCTGTGCGATCCCGCCGCGCAGGTCAGCGCCCATTACACAGTGGACGAGGATGGCGCCGTCCACGCCCATGTGCCGGAGGACCGGCGCGCCTGGCACGCGGGCCTGTCCTCCTGGCGGGGGCGGGCCGACGTCAACAGCCGCTCCATCGGAATCGAGATCGTCAATCCGGGGCACGAGTTCGGCTACCGCCCCTTCCCCGCCGTCCAGATGGCCGCGGTGGCCGATCTCTGCCTGGACATCATGGGGCGTCATGGAATCGCGCCGGCCGATGTGCTCGGCCACAGCGACATCGCGCCCGCCCGCAAGGAGGACCCCGGCGAGCTGTTCGACTGGCCGGGTCTGGCCGCCCGCGGAATCGGGCTGTGGCCCGAGCCCACCCCGGCGGACGACCTGGCGAGCGACTCGGCGGATTCCGCGGAGGATGTGATGGCGCTTCTGGGACGCTATGGGTACGACACCGCCGAATCGCGGGTCCTGCTGTCCTTCCAGCGTCATTTCCACCCCGAGCGCCTCACCGGGGAGCCCGACCCGGAGACGCTGCGCCGGCTGCGCGCGCTGCTGCGGATGACCGGCCGCTGA
- a CDS encoding ATP-binding cassette domain-containing protein encodes MAPPAPITALQGVSVTFGGRPLFETIDLSIGRGDKACLVGRNGSGKSTLMKVLAGMIQPDGGTVFTQPGARIAYLPQEPDFTGCATVHDYVAAGLPADERDEAHRVDAVLDRLQVPGHLDPSTLSGGEARRTALARTLVGAPDVMLLDEPTNHLDLPTIEWLEEELLAYRGGLLLISHDRSFLNRLAKRTLWLDRGTVRATDRGFAEFETWQAEVFESEEIAAQKLDRKIEGEMKWLREGISARRTRNMGRVRALLQLRTDRAERIKGGQQAKLAVAEAERGGRLVIEADRISKGFDTADGRKTIVNDFSTRILRGDRVGLIGPNGAGKTTLLKMLTGQMEPDSGTIRLGTNMETAYFDQRREGLDPEDTIRKVLCPFGGDSVMVNGQPRHVAGYMRDFLFDTRQLDSPVKALSGGERNRLLLARLFARPSNMMILDEPTNDLDMDTLDLLEDVLGDYQGTLLLVSHDRDFLDRLVTSTIAVEGDGVIAEYPGGYSDYLVQRPPPKEKAAAPAKAKPAAAPAAAKPKGKLSYKDQRELDDLPARMDKLTAEVAKLEAALADPDLFARDAAKFQKTSDQLQAKQNELAAAEERWLELEALREELEGGRG; translated from the coding sequence ATGGCTCCTCCCGCTCCGATCACCGCGCTCCAGGGCGTGTCCGTCACCTTCGGTGGCCGTCCGCTGTTCGAAACGATTGACCTGTCCATCGGGCGGGGCGACAAGGCCTGCCTGGTCGGGCGGAACGGGTCCGGCAAATCGACGCTGATGAAGGTCCTGGCCGGCATGATCCAGCCGGACGGCGGCACCGTCTTCACCCAGCCCGGCGCCCGCATCGCCTATCTGCCGCAGGAGCCGGACTTCACCGGCTGCGCCACCGTCCACGACTACGTCGCCGCCGGCCTGCCCGCCGACGAGCGGGACGAGGCGCACCGGGTGGACGCCGTGCTGGACCGGCTCCAGGTGCCGGGCCATCTCGACCCCAGCACGCTGTCGGGCGGCGAGGCGCGGCGCACGGCGCTGGCCCGCACGCTGGTCGGCGCCCCCGACGTGATGCTGCTGGACGAGCCGACCAACCACCTCGACCTCCCCACCATCGAGTGGCTGGAGGAGGAGCTGCTGGCCTACCGCGGCGGCCTGCTGCTGATCTCGCACGACCGCAGCTTCCTGAACCGGCTGGCCAAGCGCACGCTGTGGCTGGACCGCGGCACGGTGCGCGCCACCGACCGCGGCTTCGCCGAGTTCGAGACCTGGCAGGCCGAGGTCTTCGAGTCGGAGGAGATCGCCGCCCAGAAGCTCGACCGCAAGATCGAAGGCGAGATGAAGTGGCTGCGCGAGGGCATCTCGGCCCGGCGCACCCGCAACATGGGCCGCGTGCGCGCCCTGCTCCAGCTCCGCACCGACCGCGCCGAGCGCATCAAGGGCGGCCAGCAGGCCAAGCTCGCCGTCGCCGAGGCCGAGCGCGGCGGCCGTCTGGTCATCGAGGCGGATCGCATCTCGAAGGGCTTCGACACGGCGGACGGCCGCAAGACCATCGTCAACGACTTCTCCACCCGCATCCTGCGCGGCGACCGGGTCGGGCTGATCGGGCCGAACGGCGCCGGCAAGACCACGCTGCTGAAGATGCTGACCGGCCAGATGGAGCCCGACAGCGGCACGATCCGGCTGGGCACCAACATGGAAACCGCCTATTTCGACCAGCGACGCGAAGGGCTGGACCCCGAGGACACCATCCGCAAGGTGCTGTGCCCCTTCGGCGGCGACAGCGTGATGGTCAACGGCCAGCCGCGCCACGTCGCCGGCTACATGCGCGACTTCCTGTTCGACACGCGCCAGCTCGACAGCCCGGTCAAGGCGCTGTCGGGCGGCGAGCGCAACCGGCTGCTGCTCGCCCGGCTGTTCGCGCGGCCCAGCAACATGATGATCCTCGACGAGCCGACCAACGACCTCGACATGGACACGCTGGACCTGCTGGAGGACGTGCTCGGCGACTATCAGGGCACGCTGCTGCTGGTCAGCCACGACCGCGACTTCCTCGACCGGCTGGTCACCAGCACCATCGCGGTGGAGGGGGACGGGGTGATCGCCGAGTATCCCGGCGGCTATTCCGACTATCTGGTGCAGCGCCCGCCGCCCAAGGAAAAGGCCGCCGCCCCGGCCAAGGCGAAGCCCGCCGCCGCCCCGGCGGCCGCCAAGCCGAAGGGCAAGCTGAGCTACAAGGACCAGCGCGAGCTGGACGACCTGCCCGCCCGCATGGACAAGCTGACCGCCGAGGTGGCGAAGCTCGAAGCGGCGCTGGCCGACCCCGACTTGTTCGCCCGCGACGCCGCCAAGTTCCAGAAGACGTCCGATCAGTTGCAGGCGAAACAAAATGAGCTGGCCGCCGCCGAGGAGCGCTGGCTGGAGCTGGAGGCCCTGCGCGAGGAGCTGGAAGGCGGCCGCGGATGA
- a CDS encoding MraZ family transcriptional regulator, with protein MAIFLSTYVNKVDRKGRCSIPAQFRQSLAKTSAPGTVYLWPSLNHQALEGADQDYLDVLSESLESPDLDSDERDMIETFIFGKLIPVSLDTEGRIVLPKELAEFAGIDEEAAFIGRRKTFQIWEPGALKAHEQTLRDQVVRKDISLSQIVAKASRAAAGRGGEGA; from the coding sequence ATGGCCATTTTCCTGTCCACATACGTCAACAAAGTTGACAGGAAAGGCCGCTGCTCCATCCCGGCGCAGTTCCGGCAGTCGCTTGCCAAGACGTCGGCCCCCGGCACCGTTTACCTCTGGCCTTCGCTGAATCATCAGGCGCTGGAAGGCGCCGATCAGGATTATCTCGACGTGCTGTCCGAAAGCCTGGAATCCCCCGATCTGGATTCGGACGAGCGCGACATGATCGAGACCTTCATCTTCGGCAAGCTGATCCCCGTCTCGCTGGACACCGAAGGCCGAATCGTCCTGCCCAAGGAACTCGCCGAATTCGCCGGAATCGACGAGGAAGCCGCCTTCATCGGCCGCCGCAAGACCTTCCAGATCTGGGAGCCCGGCGCCCTGAAGGCCCATGAACAGACGCTGCGCGACCAGGTCGTGCGCAAGGACATTTCGCTGAGCCAGATCGTCGCCAAGGCGTCCCGCGCGGCCGCCGGCCGGGGAGGGGAGGGCGCATGA
- a CDS encoding UDP-N-acetylmuramoyl-L-alanyl-D-glutamate--2,6-diaminopimelate ligase, whose translation MPAVDVTGLTADSRAVRPGFVFAALPGAKADGRAFIADALAKGAVAVVAPIGTVLPAGSAATLLADEQPRRLFARLAAAFHGRQPDTVVAVTGTNGKTSTVQFASQIWDLMGLKAASLGTLGLIGPGLDDYGGMTTPDPVSLHRDLAAVKDKGIEHLAMEASSHGLEQFRLDGVVLKAAGFTNLTRDHLDYHGTMEAYLRAKAMLFGRVLPDGGTAVLNADSGTFAELAGICSQRGHRVFGYGLAGREIRVNGVEPLAHGQRLDLTVLGRDITVDLPLAGRFQAWNVLCALGLVIGSGADRDEALATLTRLEGVPGRLQHVATHPCGAAVYVDFAHTPDALETVLLALKQHARNRLIAVFGCGGDRDRGKRPVMGELAGRLADRAIVTDDNPRTEVPAAIREEVLAGHPALEEIGDRREAIRAAVRSLRPGDVLVIAGKGHEHGQIVGTEVLPFDDATEARAAVAEVGAA comes from the coding sequence GTGCCAGCCGTCGACGTGACCGGGTTGACCGCGGACAGCCGCGCGGTCAGGCCCGGTTTCGTCTTTGCCGCCCTGCCCGGGGCGAAGGCGGACGGGCGCGCCTTCATCGCCGACGCGCTGGCCAAGGGCGCCGTCGCGGTGGTGGCGCCCATCGGGACCGTCCTGCCCGCCGGCAGCGCCGCGACGCTGCTCGCGGACGAGCAGCCGCGCCGCCTCTTCGCGCGCCTCGCCGCCGCCTTCCACGGGCGGCAGCCGGACACCGTGGTCGCCGTGACGGGCACCAACGGCAAGACCTCCACCGTGCAGTTCGCCAGCCAGATATGGGACCTGATGGGCCTGAAGGCGGCCAGCCTGGGCACGCTGGGGCTGATCGGGCCGGGGCTCGACGATTACGGCGGGATGACCACGCCGGACCCGGTGTCGCTCCACCGCGACCTCGCCGCCGTCAAGGACAAGGGGATCGAGCATCTGGCGATGGAGGCGTCCAGCCACGGGCTGGAGCAGTTCCGACTGGATGGCGTGGTCCTCAAGGCCGCGGGCTTCACCAACCTGACCCGCGACCATCTGGATTACCACGGCACGATGGAAGCCTACCTCCGGGCCAAGGCGATGCTGTTCGGACGGGTGTTGCCCGATGGGGGAACCGCCGTCCTGAACGCCGACAGCGGCACCTTCGCCGAACTTGCCGGGATTTGTTCACAGCGCGGTCACCGCGTCTTCGGATACGGTCTGGCCGGTCGCGAGATCCGGGTGAACGGGGTCGAGCCGCTGGCCCACGGCCAGCGCCTGGACCTGACGGTCCTGGGCCGCGACATCACCGTGGACCTGCCGCTGGCGGGCCGCTTCCAGGCGTGGAACGTGCTGTGCGCGCTCGGCCTGGTGATCGGCTCCGGCGCGGACCGCGACGAGGCTCTGGCCACCCTGACCCGCCTGGAAGGCGTGCCGGGGCGCCTGCAGCACGTCGCCACCCACCCCTGCGGGGCGGCGGTCTATGTCGATTTCGCCCACACGCCCGACGCGCTGGAAACGGTGCTGCTGGCGCTGAAGCAGCACGCCCGGAACCGCCTGATCGCGGTGTTCGGGTGCGGCGGCGACCGCGACCGCGGGAAGCGGCCGGTGATGGGGGAGCTGGCCGGCCGTCTGGCCGACCGCGCCATCGTCACCGACGACAACCCGCGCACCGAGGTGCCGGCGGCCATCCGCGAGGAGGTCCTGGCGGGCCACCCGGCCCTGGAGGAGATCGGCGACCGGCGCGAGGCCATCCGCGCCGCCGTCCGCAGCCTCCGGCCCGGTGACGTCCTGGTCATCGCCGGCAAGGGACATGAGCATGGTCAGATCGTCGGGACGGAGGTCCTTCCCTTCGACGACGCGACCGAGGCACGAGCCGCCGTGGCAGAGGTTGGAGCAGCATGA